A genomic segment from Lignipirellula cremea encodes:
- a CDS encoding sugar phosphate isomerase/epimerase family protein: protein MARLVTLFTGQWADLGIEEMARKTKEFGYDGIELACWGDHFEVDKALADDNYCAERRELLERHELRCEAISNHLVGQAVLDNIDARHQAILSPAIWGDGDPAGVNQRAAEEMKNTARAAQRMGVEVVNGFTGSSIWHLIYDFPPTPASMIDAGFELLAERWNPILDVFGECGVKFALEVHPTEIAFDLYTAERALEALDHREEFGFNFDPSHLLWQGVDPVEFLRAFPDRIYHVHIKDAIATLNGRSGILASHLPWGDHRRGWDFRSPGRGGVNFEEIIRTLNQIDYQGPLSVEWEDIGMDRDHGAEEACSFVREIDFAPSGRRFDAAFDKEEQ, encoded by the coding sequence ATGGCGCGTTTGGTTACTTTGTTCACCGGTCAGTGGGCCGACCTGGGTATCGAAGAGATGGCCCGCAAGACCAAGGAATTTGGTTACGACGGCATCGAGCTGGCCTGCTGGGGCGATCATTTTGAGGTCGACAAAGCCCTGGCCGACGACAACTATTGCGCCGAACGCAGGGAACTGCTGGAACGGCATGAGCTGCGCTGCGAAGCGATCAGCAACCACCTGGTCGGTCAGGCCGTGCTGGATAACATCGACGCTCGCCACCAGGCGATCCTGTCGCCCGCCATCTGGGGCGACGGCGATCCGGCCGGCGTGAACCAGCGTGCGGCCGAAGAAATGAAGAACACGGCCCGGGCCGCCCAGCGGATGGGCGTGGAGGTTGTCAACGGCTTTACCGGATCCAGCATCTGGCACCTGATTTACGACTTCCCGCCGACCCCGGCCAGCATGATCGACGCCGGCTTTGAACTGCTGGCCGAGCGCTGGAATCCCATTCTCGACGTGTTCGGCGAGTGCGGCGTCAAGTTCGCCCTCGAAGTCCACCCGACGGAAATCGCCTTCGACCTGTACACGGCCGAGCGGGCTCTGGAAGCGCTCGACCACCGGGAAGAGTTTGGCTTTAACTTTGATCCCAGCCATCTGCTCTGGCAGGGCGTGGACCCGGTCGAATTCCTGCGGGCGTTCCCCGACCGGATCTACCATGTGCACATCAAGGACGCCATCGCCACGCTCAACGGGCGGTCCGGCATTCTGGCCAGCCATCTGCCCTGGGGCGACCATCGTCGCGGCTGGGATTTCCGCAGCCCGGGACGCGGCGGCGTGAACTTTGAAGAGATCATCCGCACCCTGAACCAGATCGACTACCAGGGGCCGCTGTCGGTCGAATGGGAAGATATCGGCATGGATCGGGACCACGGCGCCGAAGAGGCGTGCTCCTTCGTCCGTGAGATCGACTTCGCTCCCAGCGGACGCCGGTTCGACGCAGCATTCGATAAAGAAGAACAATAG
- a CDS encoding M3 family metallopeptidase: MTEAPTPFTPYLSQLSHSFEQLHTAKEDAFWCSYMGLDADVEGARKTLQEREIAVQRWIQSPERLAEVRGKLALAEAARTDPQRAVDRASQMELIALQGWVAALEANSIETAEARSQAEHIVELESELAKARGGMKLGYQGPDGFVPASSVKLGVMLRSEPREELRKAAFHGLRSIETHVLDHGFLELVKQRNRLGRMLGGEDYYDATVRRVEGLTKVQIFEWLDQLEELTRGAAQRGIEQLRQRGDTGLPWNLPYEISGDVTTAEDPYFPFSQALGRWGRSFAALGVDYNGAELVLDLIDRPGKYENGFMHGPVPAWRDSGRYRPARIQFTANAIPGMIGSGRRATETLFHEGGHAAHFANIDMPAPCFAQEFAPTSVAFAEVQSMFFDSLVSDADWQTRYAHTAAGQPMPFDLMQRAIQAKQPYEAWRIRSMLTVPYVERALYEMSDSELTPENVLAVMRQIEEKLTLAPGGGPRPVLSIPHLLAGESSAYYHGYVLAEMGVVQTREFFQQRDGRLVDNPAIGPDLKKVYWTPGNSRRFGEFIETLTGEPFSPEPLGRQVNRTVETTLAEAERSIEHLQDVPVFDGEVDLKANLRVMHGTAIVAGGEGKPFAETSRQFAAWIDERIAENG; the protein is encoded by the coding sequence ATGACGGAAGCCCCCACGCCGTTTACGCCGTATCTGTCGCAACTGAGCCATAGCTTTGAACAGCTGCATACGGCCAAAGAAGACGCCTTCTGGTGCTCCTACATGGGGCTCGACGCCGATGTCGAAGGCGCCCGGAAAACGCTGCAGGAAAGAGAAATCGCCGTGCAGCGCTGGATCCAGTCGCCCGAACGTCTGGCCGAAGTCCGCGGCAAACTGGCCCTTGCCGAGGCAGCCCGCACCGATCCCCAGCGGGCCGTCGACCGCGCCAGCCAGATGGAGCTGATCGCCCTGCAGGGCTGGGTCGCCGCGCTGGAAGCGAACTCCATCGAAACGGCCGAAGCCCGCTCCCAGGCCGAACATATCGTCGAACTCGAAAGCGAACTGGCCAAGGCCCGCGGCGGCATGAAGCTGGGCTATCAGGGACCCGACGGCTTCGTACCCGCCAGCTCCGTCAAACTGGGCGTCATGCTCCGCAGCGAACCGCGCGAAGAATTGCGTAAAGCCGCATTCCACGGACTCCGCAGCATCGAAACCCACGTGCTGGATCATGGCTTTCTGGAACTGGTAAAACAGCGGAATCGCCTGGGGCGCATGCTGGGCGGCGAAGATTATTACGACGCCACCGTCCGCCGGGTCGAAGGTCTGACCAAAGTGCAGATCTTCGAATGGCTGGATCAGCTGGAAGAGCTGACCCGCGGGGCCGCCCAGCGCGGCATCGAGCAGTTGCGACAACGGGGCGATACGGGCCTGCCCTGGAACCTGCCGTATGAAATTTCCGGCGACGTCACCACCGCCGAGGATCCGTACTTCCCGTTCAGCCAGGCGCTGGGTCGCTGGGGCCGATCGTTCGCCGCCCTGGGCGTCGACTACAACGGGGCCGAGCTGGTGCTGGATCTGATCGACCGGCCGGGCAAGTACGAGAACGGCTTCATGCACGGCCCCGTGCCGGCCTGGCGGGATAGCGGCCGCTATCGACCGGCCCGCATCCAGTTCACCGCCAACGCCATCCCGGGCATGATCGGCTCGGGACGCAGGGCGACCGAAACGCTGTTCCACGAAGGCGGGCACGCCGCGCACTTCGCCAATATCGACATGCCGGCGCCCTGCTTTGCGCAAGAGTTCGCGCCAACCTCGGTCGCCTTTGCCGAAGTGCAAAGCATGTTCTTCGACAGTCTGGTCTCCGACGCCGACTGGCAAACGCGTTACGCCCATACGGCCGCCGGCCAGCCGATGCCGTTCGACCTGATGCAGCGGGCCATCCAGGCCAAACAGCCGTACGAAGCCTGGCGGATTCGGTCCATGCTGACGGTGCCGTACGTGGAACGGGCTCTGTATGAAATGTCCGACAGCGAACTCACGCCAGAGAACGTGCTGGCCGTGATGCGGCAGATCGAAGAGAAGTTGACCCTGGCGCCGGGCGGCGGCCCGCGACCCGTCCTTTCCATCCCGCATCTGCTGGCCGGCGAATCGAGCGCCTACTACCACGGCTATGTGCTGGCCGAGATGGGCGTGGTGCAAACGCGAGAATTCTTCCAGCAGCGGGACGGCCGGCTGGTCGACAATCCGGCGATTGGTCCCGATCTGAAAAAGGTTTACTGGACGCCCGGCAACAGCCGCCGCTTTGGCGAGTTCATCGAGACGCTGACCGGCGAGCCGTTCTCGCCCGAACCGCTGGGCCGCCAAGTGAACCGCACCGTCGAAACGACCCTGGCCGAGGCCGAACGCTCGATCGAGCATTTACAGGACGTCCCCGTCTTTGACGGCGAGGTCGACCTCAAGGCGAACCTCCGCGTGATGCACGGGACGGCCATCGTCGCCGGCGGCGAAGGGAAGCCGTTCGCCGAAACCAGCCGTCAGTTCGCCGCCTGGATCGACGAGCGGATCGCCGAGAACGGGTAA
- a CDS encoding YqgE/AlgH family protein encodes MESLQACLLVASPKLPDTNFFRSVVLMIQHDEEGAFGVVLNRPTHLTVGQVWSEAAGVACDNDQPVNLGGPVPGPLLALHTWEEQNSGEVLPGLFLATERDQLDALVGQDEHPFRLFTGYSGWGSGQLEDELEAGGWLTTPARKEHLFGDPETLWQQVADAIGQAILFPGVTHRPADPGAN; translated from the coding sequence ATGGAATCGCTGCAAGCCTGCCTGCTGGTCGCGTCGCCCAAGCTGCCCGACACCAACTTTTTCCGCTCGGTCGTGCTGATGATCCAGCATGATGAAGAAGGCGCCTTTGGGGTGGTGCTGAATCGGCCCACGCATTTGACCGTCGGCCAGGTCTGGAGCGAGGCGGCCGGCGTCGCCTGTGACAATGATCAGCCAGTCAACCTGGGCGGACCGGTTCCTGGGCCGTTGCTGGCACTGCACACGTGGGAAGAACAGAACTCGGGCGAAGTGCTGCCCGGGTTGTTCCTGGCGACCGAGCGGGACCAGCTCGATGCGCTGGTAGGGCAGGACGAGCATCCGTTCCGCCTGTTCACCGGTTATTCCGGCTGGGGCTCGGGACAACTGGAAGACGAGTTGGAAGCCGGCGGCTGGCTGACCACGCCGGCCCGGAAGGAACATCTGTTCGGCGATCCCGAAACACTCTGGCAGCAGGTCGCCGACGCCATCGGCCAGGCGATTCTCTTCCCCGGCGTCACCCATCGCCCCGCGGACCCCGGCGCCAACTAA
- a CDS encoding alpha-amylase family glycosyl hydrolase, producing MSSVSPARPAAAIDQGAEVVSGMGANLHQNGVAFRVWAPHAQKVFVSGSFNEWSDTANPLTAEENGYWYGNVESGRAGDEYKYVIHNQDQVLWRNDPYSREVTNSVGNSLVCDPRFDWEDDDFQLPPLNELVIYEAHIGTFAGADTPGPGNFRDAQSHLEYLKNLGVNAIEIMPAAEFAGDLSWGYNPAYIFAIESAYGGPTQFKKFVKEAHRHGIGVLLDVVYNHFGPSDLGIWQFDGWSENGGGGIYFYNDWRAETPWGSTRPDYGRGEVRQYIRDNAMMWLEEYRVDGLRFDMTLYMRTVDGNGNDLPDGWGLTQWITREMRERFPHKIALAEDLRNNAWLTKAPGDGGAGFHTQWDAQFVHPVRATVSVPDDSLRSMQAVRDAICTRYNDDAFQRVVYSESHDEVANGKARVPSEVSPSDPENRYGEKRSTLAAVLVMTSPGVPMLFQGQEFLTTGWFQDTEPLDWDRAKEYGGLVQMYQDLIGLRRNLTGVTAGLKGQHVNVHHLDDNNKVIAFRRWEEGGPGDDVVVVLNFCSQKHDAYSIGFPQDGLWKLRLNSDWDGYSELFDNTASTDLTVKDGHASVKLAPYSALIYSQDKPA from the coding sequence ATGTCAAGTGTTTCCCCGGCCAGGCCGGCTGCTGCGATAGATCAGGGTGCGGAAGTCGTTTCCGGCATGGGCGCCAATCTTCACCAGAATGGCGTCGCCTTTCGCGTCTGGGCTCCCCATGCCCAGAAGGTGTTTGTATCTGGCAGTTTCAACGAATGGTCCGATACGGCCAACCCGCTGACCGCCGAAGAGAATGGCTACTGGTACGGCAACGTCGAATCCGGTCGGGCCGGCGATGAATACAAGTATGTGATTCATAACCAGGACCAGGTGTTGTGGCGCAATGATCCTTACTCGCGCGAGGTGACCAATTCGGTCGGCAACAGTCTGGTATGCGATCCTCGGTTCGACTGGGAAGACGACGACTTTCAGCTGCCTCCGCTGAATGAGCTGGTGATTTACGAAGCTCATATTGGCACGTTCGCCGGCGCGGATACGCCCGGTCCGGGTAACTTCCGCGACGCCCAGTCACACCTGGAGTATCTCAAGAACCTGGGAGTCAATGCGATTGAGATCATGCCGGCGGCCGAGTTCGCTGGCGATCTTTCCTGGGGCTACAACCCGGCTTATATCTTTGCGATTGAGTCTGCTTACGGCGGGCCGACGCAGTTCAAAAAGTTTGTCAAAGAAGCCCACCGCCACGGGATCGGCGTGCTGCTGGATGTGGTTTATAACCACTTCGGTCCCAGTGATCTGGGCATCTGGCAGTTCGACGGCTGGAGCGAAAACGGCGGAGGCGGCATCTATTTTTATAACGACTGGCGGGCCGAAACGCCCTGGGGATCGACCCGGCCCGACTACGGCCGCGGCGAAGTCCGGCAGTACATTCGCGATAACGCCATGATGTGGCTGGAAGAGTACCGCGTCGACGGCCTGCGGTTCGATATGACCCTGTATATGCGCACGGTCGACGGCAACGGCAACGACCTGCCCGACGGCTGGGGGCTGACGCAGTGGATCACACGCGAAATGCGCGAGCGGTTCCCGCACAAGATCGCCCTGGCCGAAGACCTCCGCAATAACGCCTGGCTGACCAAAGCACCCGGCGACGGCGGGGCCGGATTCCATACCCAGTGGGACGCACAGTTTGTCCATCCGGTACGGGCGACCGTGTCGGTTCCGGACGACTCTTTGCGTTCCATGCAGGCCGTCCGCGACGCGATCTGCACGCGCTACAACGACGATGCTTTCCAGCGCGTGGTGTACAGCGAATCGCACGACGAAGTGGCCAACGGCAAAGCCCGCGTACCGTCGGAAGTCAGTCCGTCGGACCCGGAAAACCGCTACGGCGAAAAACGCTCGACGCTGGCCGCCGTGCTGGTGATGACTTCGCCCGGCGTGCCGATGCTGTTCCAGGGGCAGGAGTTCCTGACCACCGGCTGGTTCCAGGACACCGAGCCGCTGGACTGGGATCGGGCCAAAGAATATGGCGGCCTGGTGCAAATGTATCAGGACCTGATTGGTCTGCGACGCAACCTCACCGGCGTCACGGCCGGCCTGAAGGGCCAGCATGTGAACGTGCATCACCTGGACGATAACAACAAGGTGATCGCCTTCCGCCGCTGGGAAGAAGGCGGCCCCGGCGACGACGTGGTCGTCGTGCTGAACTTCTGCAGCCAGAAGCATGACGCATACTCCATCGGCTTTCCGCAGGACGGCCTGTGGAAGCTGCGATTGAACTCGGACTGGGACGGCTACAGCGAACTGTTCGACAACACGGCCAGCACCGATCTGACCGTGAAAGACGGCCACGCCAGCGTCAAACTGGCGCCGTACAGCGCTCTGATCTACTCCCAGGACAAACCAGCCTGA